A single window of Sparus aurata chromosome 22, fSpaAur1.1, whole genome shotgun sequence DNA harbors:
- the gtf2h5 gene encoding general transcription factor IIH subunit 5 encodes MVNVHKGVLVECDPAMKQFLLFLDEKMALGKKFILKDLDDTHVFILQEVVQTLQERVGELMDQNSFPITQK; translated from the exons ATGGTGAACGTACACAAAGGTGTCCTGGTTGAATG TGATCCTGCCATGAAAcagttcctcctcttcctggaTGAAAAGATGGCCCTGGGGAAGAAGTTCATCCTCAAGGACCTTGACGACACACACGTCTTCATCCTGCAAGAGGTGGTCCAAACCCTACAGGAGAGAGTTGGCGAGTTAATGGACCAGAATTCATTCCCCATCACGCAGAAATAA